Proteins from one Terriglobales bacterium genomic window:
- a CDS encoding FAD-binding oxidoreductase — translation MSRFESWGRYPKVIQDEVALNWGNEFPVKSLSKAMLPVGLGRSYGDVCLNDGNIVLLTRGLNRFLSFDPATGVLRCEAGVSLAEILEFSVPRGWFLPVTPGTKYVTVGGAIANDVHGKNHHVAGTFGRFVRGFELVRSDGTRAFCSPESNPDGFAATIGGLGLTGLITWAEIQLRPVSGRSISIESVKFRGLNEFVVLSKELSDHEYTVAWVDCVSSGKEFARGIFLAGDHSSQKSLSARKSKRSLTFPCDLPSIALNRYSVAAFNAAYYRKQFHKHVSTASDYEPFFYPLDAILRWNRLYGKRGLTQFQCCVPSAEAISEILAVIAKSGLASFLAVLKVCGNLKSPGMMSFPMPGITLALDFPMKAGRTEPLLERLNQMTADAGGRVYPAKDAFMTAKQFRRFYPQWEEFARFVDPSFSSSFWRRVMNR, via the coding sequence ATGTCGCGCTTTGAATCCTGGGGTCGATATCCAAAAGTGATCCAGGACGAGGTTGCGCTCAATTGGGGCAATGAGTTTCCAGTCAAATCTCTTTCCAAAGCCATGCTGCCCGTGGGCCTGGGGCGAAGCTACGGTGACGTTTGCCTGAACGACGGCAATATCGTTCTGCTCACGCGCGGTCTCAACAGGTTTCTTTCGTTCGATCCAGCTACGGGAGTCCTTCGCTGCGAAGCGGGAGTTTCGCTCGCGGAAATACTCGAGTTCAGTGTTCCGCGGGGCTGGTTTTTGCCGGTCACACCCGGAACGAAATACGTCACCGTAGGCGGCGCAATCGCAAATGATGTCCATGGCAAAAACCATCACGTCGCTGGGACCTTCGGCCGTTTCGTACGGGGCTTCGAGTTGGTTCGCAGTGACGGAACGCGTGCGTTCTGCTCCCCGGAATCTAACCCGGACGGGTTCGCTGCCACTATCGGCGGGCTTGGCCTTACAGGCTTAATCACTTGGGCTGAGATTCAGTTGCGGCCAGTGAGCGGTCGCAGCATCAGCATAGAAAGCGTGAAATTTCGGGGGTTGAACGAATTCGTTGTCCTCTCGAAGGAACTCTCCGATCACGAGTACACAGTAGCGTGGGTTGATTGCGTTTCCAGCGGCAAGGAGTTCGCGCGCGGCATCTTCTTGGCGGGCGATCATTCGTCACAAAAGAGCCTGTCAGCACGAAAGAGTAAACGCAGTTTGACGTTTCCGTGCGATCTTCCAAGCATCGCACTGAACCGCTATTCCGTTGCAGCATTCAACGCGGCGTATTACCGGAAGCAGTTCCACAAACACGTCAGCACTGCGAGCGATTACGAGCCGTTCTTCTATCCACTCGATGCCATCTTGCGTTGGAATCGACTCTATGGAAAGCGTGGGCTGACACAGTTCCAGTGTTGCGTTCCAAGCGCAGAGGCCATCTCCGAAATTCTCGCTGTCATAGCAAAGTCCGGGCTTGCTTCATTTCTTGCTGTCCTTAAGGTGTGTGGAAACCTGAAATCTCCGGGGATGATGTCGTTTCCCATGCCGGGGATTACCTTGGCACTCGACTTCCCGATGAAGGCCGGACGCACAGAGCCATTGCTAGAGCGCTTAAACCAGATGACCGCCGATGCGGGAGGCCGAGTTTATCCTGCGAAAGACGCATTCATGACGGCGAAACAGTTTCGACGGTTCTACCCGCAATGGGAGGAGTTCGCTCGTTTCGTTGATCCCTCGTTCTCCTCATCGTTCTGGCGGCGCGTGATGAACAGGTAA